The Helicobacter mustelae genome has a segment encoding these proteins:
- a CDS encoding DUF354 domain-containing protein gives MIWIDITDPKYVLFFRSLIPLLETIDSVVVTTRKSKDYEECYALLELFQIPSICVGNYGGNEIFDKLEARLKRQEGFLELFKRIGKPNLFITGVSVEGTQTAFGLGIPIIQFSDTPLASHRFELSKITVVAKLTLPLSSLIFRPFVVPEICYSALGVEPKNIIAYPFIDVALWLKDLPQGEDFRKRYHLPTTRPTILLREEEYKAHYVRTKLPIIYESIPLLNELDANLVIMPRYGSAELHRQFSSLKNLTILEEKLPPQDFYPFIDILIGGGGTMNLESCYLGIPTISTRSLFLFHDKYLLDHHLMQHHTDSQALYHQVKAWIAQETKRKNQREFFESSPANFQEIFAIIQERYYKHQK, from the coding sequence TTGATATGGATCGACATCACAGATCCCAAATATGTATTATTTTTTCGCTCCCTCATTCCCTTACTTGAAACCATAGATTCTGTAGTTGTTACCACTAGAAAAAGCAAAGATTATGAGGAGTGCTATGCTTTGCTAGAGCTGTTTCAGATTCCATCCATTTGCGTTGGCAATTACGGGGGCAATGAGATTTTTGACAAACTAGAAGCAAGGCTAAAACGTCAAGAGGGATTTTTGGAGCTTTTCAAACGCATAGGCAAGCCCAATCTTTTTATCACTGGAGTGAGCGTGGAGGGGACGCAAACTGCATTTGGCCTAGGCATCCCTATCATTCAATTTTCTGATACTCCACTAGCAAGTCATCGTTTTGAACTCTCAAAAATCACGGTTGTAGCCAAACTTACCCTGCCTCTAAGCAGTCTCATCTTCCGCCCCTTTGTCGTCCCTGAGATTTGTTATAGTGCGCTAGGAGTGGAGCCAAAAAACATCATTGCCTATCCTTTTATTGATGTGGCACTCTGGCTCAAAGACCTGCCTCAAGGAGAAGATTTTCGCAAGCGCTATCACCTCCCCACCACGCGCCCTACAATCTTGCTGAGAGAGGAAGAATACAAAGCCCATTATGTCAGAACAAAACTTCCCATAATCTATGAAAGCATTCCTCTTTTAAATGAACTTGATGCAAATTTGGTGATCATGCCCCGCTATGGAAGCGCGGAACTTCATAGACAGTTTTCTTCTCTCAAAAATCTCACAATCTTAGAAGAAAAACTCCCACCCCAAGACTTTTATCCCTTTATCGACATCCTCATAGGAGGTGGAGGAACGATGAATCTAGAATCCTGCTATCTTGGTATCCCCACGATCTCTACTCGATCTCTTTTTTTGTTTCATGATAAATATCTTTTGGACCATCATCTCATGCAACATCACACAGATTCCCAAGCGCTCTATCATCAAGTAAAAGCCTGGATTGCACAAGAGACAAAGCGCAAGAATCAGAGGGAATTTTTTGAATCTTCTCCTGCAAACTTTCAAGAAATCTTTGCAATTATCCAGGAGAGATATTACAAACATCAAAAATAG
- the cas2 gene encoding CRISPR-associated endonuclease Cas2 has protein sequence MRVLVMFDMPTKSKEDRKASAKFRSTLLKEGYFMLQFSVYVRICKGVKSANTYLERLHLYLPKKGHIRALILTEKQFDHMKILIGEISQAQKVQKPTPLTLF, from the coding sequence ATGAGAGTTTTAGTGATGTTTGACATGCCCACAAAAAGCAAAGAAGATAGAAAGGCAAGTGCCAAGTTTCGCTCTACACTTTTGAAAGAGGGCTATTTCATGCTGCAATTTTCTGTATATGTCAGGATTTGCAAAGGAGTCAAAAGCGCAAATACCTATCTTGAACGACTTCATCTCTATTTGCCCAAAAAAGGACATATCAGAGCCTTGATTTTGACAGAAAAACAATTCGATCACATGAAAATCTTGATAGGAGAAATTTCGCAAGCACAAAAGGTCCAAAAACCTACTCCGCTCACTCTGTTTTAG
- a CDS encoding outer membrane beta-barrel protein — MKKILLSLLLFLGMMHLAHARFFIGSNGGFGFGFGTKSIQNLVYSSELGYQFFFEPKERVGMRVFGQLGYNNLLTSDSVIATTQPALGLDMLFEGTKEDHFFAFGVFGGIQAGINSALPMSRKALARLAGLSPSDPVPLYRLNFLIKGRIGMSFIFVEHHRVEFFALIPIAPRSINAKRDYIPQTYNFMMGYKFVF, encoded by the coding sequence ATGAAAAAAATTCTATTGAGTCTGTTGCTGTTTCTTGGGATGATGCATTTGGCTCATGCTAGATTTTTTATCGGCAGCAATGGAGGATTTGGGTTTGGATTTGGAACAAAATCGATCCAAAACTTGGTCTATAGTTCTGAGTTGGGATATCAATTTTTTTTTGAACCCAAAGAGCGTGTAGGAATGCGTGTATTTGGGCAATTGGGGTATAACAATCTGCTCACCTCAGATTCTGTCATCGCCACGACGCAGCCTGCATTGGGATTAGACATGCTTTTTGAGGGCACCAAGGAAGATCATTTTTTTGCCTTTGGGGTATTTGGCGGGATACAAGCTGGAATCAACTCCGCCCTCCCCATGAGTCGCAAGGCCCTGGCACGGCTAGCAGGCCTTAGTCCTAGCGATCCCGTGCCACTGTATCGACTCAACTTTTTGATAAAGGGAAGGATTGGCATGAGCTTTATTTTTGTGGAGCATCACAGGGTGGAATTCTTTGCGCTCATTCCCATTGCACCACGATCCATCAACGCCAAAAGAGACTACATCCCCCAAACCTATAATTTCATGATGGGTTATAAATTTGTCTTTTGA
- the cas1 gene encoding type II CRISPR-associated endonuclease Cas1 → MFDEAFRTLFMSKPAKLSHKNNNLIIHGKEDIGIPLRDIHTIVIDTPQITLTSSLMKELAQYKILVFFCDDSHLPSGVFSPFLAHYRSSAILDLQIHFSKQNKSILWQKIIQAKIQNQTNLLMQENKTSTATKLQALQKAVKLADGTNNEAKASALYFPSLFGRGFSRKDFSPINAALNYGYAIIRGCIARNLVGSGLIPSLGIFHSNQFNPFNLADDLIEPYRPFVDSRVLALRIENELTLSHRVELVNLLNTKVLLQGKFYPFHRSITRMVWSISNFICDRGKMIELPILDKESNGREVYESFSDV, encoded by the coding sequence ATGTTTGATGAAGCCTTTCGCACTCTTTTTATGAGCAAGCCCGCCAAGCTTTCTCATAAAAACAATAATCTCATCATCCATGGCAAAGAAGATATAGGAATCCCTCTTAGAGACATCCACACCATAGTGATTGATACCCCTCAAATCACCCTCACTTCTTCATTGATGAAAGAATTGGCCCAATACAAGATCCTTGTATTTTTTTGTGATGATTCCCATCTGCCCAGTGGAGTATTCTCGCCCTTTCTTGCACACTACCGCAGCTCAGCCATACTCGATTTGCAAATCCATTTTTCCAAACAAAACAAGTCAATCCTATGGCAAAAAATCATCCAAGCAAAAATCCAAAATCAAACAAATCTTTTAATGCAAGAAAACAAAACTTCCACAGCCACAAAACTCCAAGCACTGCAAAAAGCAGTCAAACTAGCAGATGGCACAAATAATGAAGCCAAGGCTTCAGCCCTTTATTTCCCCTCTCTTTTTGGCAGGGGATTTTCGCGCAAAGACTTCTCTCCCATCAATGCAGCCCTGAATTATGGATATGCCATTATCCGAGGCTGCATTGCTAGAAACCTCGTAGGTTCAGGGCTCATTCCCTCTCTTGGGATCTTTCACTCCAATCAATTCAATCCCTTTAATCTTGCAGATGATTTGATAGAGCCCTATCGCCCCTTCGTGGATTCTAGAGTGCTAGCCCTGAGGATAGAAAATGAGCTCACACTCTCCCATCGCGTGGAACTTGTCAATCTTTTGAATACAAAAGTTTTGCTTCAAGGAAAGTTTTACCCATTTCATCGCTCCATCACTCGTATGGTATGGAGTATTTCAAACTTTATTTGCGATAGAGGCAAAATGATAGAATTGCCTATCTTGGACAAGGAAAGCAATGGAAGAGAAGTTTATGAGAGTTTTAGTGATGTTTGA
- a CDS encoding outer membrane beta-barrel protein: MIQSSGSISYKGTFQGVTQELHGSAFYKMDSSKNFGPLVSVNLGTEHLFFQDIFGFRWSIGVGYQSLAIKDRILPTFPDPQLNAYNTAIKTLEGPRFDASFDLMLNFFRNEKFSFGMFGGIQYNLYLAKFATKDSDFSKASIKITNDAFSLDLKTQGFNGQNTFGNAAYRVGLSMMFAKHHRVEFYISRNIASNSYKRNNERKNIYRQGNLEEKQVFKISEMLKLGTNTYMLSYKYVF; the protein is encoded by the coding sequence ATGATTCAATCTAGTGGTAGTATAAGTTATAAGGGCACCTTTCAAGGGGTGACGCAAGAGCTCCATGGGTCTGCATTCTACAAAATGGATAGCTCCAAAAATTTCGGTCCCCTGGTCTCTGTCAATCTCGGGACAGAGCATCTCTTCTTTCAGGATATTTTTGGCTTTCGGTGGTCTATTGGGGTAGGCTATCAGTCTCTTGCAATAAAAGACAGGATTCTGCCCACATTTCCTGATCCTCAACTTAACGCTTACAATACTGCGATCAAAACGCTTGAAGGGCCGCGTTTTGATGCTTCTTTTGATTTGATGCTGAATTTTTTTCGCAATGAGAAATTTTCCTTTGGAATGTTTGGAGGAATCCAATACAACCTCTATCTAGCAAAATTTGCAACCAAAGATTCTGATTTTTCCAAAGCTTCTATCAAGATTACCAATGATGCTTTTTCCCTTGATCTAAAAACACAAGGCTTCAATGGGCAAAATACTTTTGGCAATGCTGCTTATCGGGTCGGATTGAGCATGATGTTTGCCAAGCATCATCGGGTAGAGTTTTATATAAGCAGAAACATTGCTAGCAATTCTTACAAAAGAAATAACGAGCGGAAAAATATTTATAGGCAGGGAAATTTAGAAGAAAAACAAGTATTTAAAATATCAGAAATGCTGAAGCTTGGCACAAATACCTATATGCTAAGTTACAAATATGTTTTTTGA
- a CDS encoding class 1 fructose-bisphosphatase encodes MQQIFDTLKHIALEIHALLQDSNTTYLESTNSTGDVQLQVDVIADKLIEERLLALPSVRGVASEEKPNAIEKAEGEFLIAYDPLDGSSLVDSNLSIGSIFGIYAQDFQGKNLIASAYIIYGPRTEIVFAHKNISYQSYNGKQWIQKPTPKLQTKGKISATGGTQKHWSKEHKALIESFFAAGYRLRYSGGMVPDLHQILIKGGGIFSYPATSDAPKGKLRKLFEVFPFAYIYELCGGEAIGENGVRLLDLPCAHLHDTTPCYFGSLEEIALFKEKK; translated from the coding sequence ATGCAGCAAATCTTTGATACTCTCAAGCACATCGCTTTAGAAATTCATGCCCTTTTACAAGATTCTAACACCACTTATTTGGAGAGCACAAATTCCACAGGAGACGTGCAACTCCAAGTTGATGTCATAGCTGATAAACTCATTGAAGAGAGACTGCTAGCACTGCCTAGCGTGCGCGGAGTGGCAAGCGAAGAAAAACCAAATGCCATAGAAAAAGCAGAAGGAGAGTTTTTGATTGCCTATGATCCCCTAGATGGCTCTTCGCTTGTAGATAGCAATCTTAGCATTGGTTCAATTTTTGGAATCTATGCACAGGATTTCCAAGGCAAAAATCTCATTGCTAGCGCCTACATCATCTATGGGCCGCGCACAGAGATCGTGTTCGCACACAAAAACATCTCCTATCAAAGCTACAATGGCAAGCAATGGATCCAAAAACCCACTCCCAAACTCCAAACAAAAGGCAAGATTAGCGCAACTGGTGGCACGCAGAAACATTGGAGCAAGGAGCATAAGGCCTTGATAGAATCTTTTTTTGCTGCGGGGTATCGCTTGCGATATTCTGGTGGGATGGTGCCAGATTTGCATCAGATCCTCATCAAAGGTGGGGGGATCTTTAGCTATCCTGCTACAAGTGATGCGCCCAAGGGAAAATTGCGCAAGCTTTTTGAAGTTTTTCCTTTTGCATATATTTATGAGCTTTGCGGGGGAGAGGCCATAGGAGAAAATGGAGTGCGTTTGTTGGATCTGCCCTGTGCGCATTTGCACGATACCACACCTTGCTATTTTGGCAGTCTTGAAGAAATTGCATTATTTAAGGAGAAAAAATGA
- the rpe gene encoding ribulose-phosphate 3-epimerase yields MLVAPSLLSANFMRLGEEIRALCDAGADFLHIDVMDGHFVPNLTFGPVVLEQIAKYASKPLDVHLMVENVSFFVELFAPLKPEFMSVHIEEVKHLHRVIESIRKHGIRPCVVLNPHSSEQDLKYILEDIDMVLLMSVNPGFGGQKFIPSVCKKAKMLHHRIQEYNPKCLIEVDGGVNEKNISLLKESMVDVVVAGSYIFNQSDYKKAVDSLR; encoded by the coding sequence ATGCTGGTTGCACCAAGTCTTTTGTCTGCCAATTTTATGAGGCTGGGAGAGGAGATCCGGGCCCTTTGTGATGCGGGGGCGGATTTTTTGCACATTGATGTGATGGATGGGCATTTTGTGCCAAATCTCACCTTTGGTCCGGTTGTGTTGGAGCAGATTGCAAAATATGCCTCTAAACCCCTAGATGTGCATCTGATGGTGGAGAATGTTAGTTTTTTTGTGGAGTTATTTGCGCCCTTGAAGCCAGAATTTATGAGTGTGCATATCGAGGAGGTCAAGCATCTGCACCGCGTGATTGAGAGCATCAGGAAACATGGCATACGCCCCTGTGTGGTGCTAAATCCCCATAGCAGCGAACAAGATCTGAAATATATTTTAGAAGATATTGACATGGTATTGCTTATGAGCGTGAATCCAGGATTTGGTGGACAGAAATTCATCCCAAGTGTGTGCAAGAAAGCAAAAATGCTGCATCATAGGATCCAAGAATACAATCCTAAATGCCTTATTGAGGTAGATGGCGGAGTGAATGAAAAAAATATTTCTTTGCTTAAAGAAAGCATGGTAGATGTGGTGGTGGCAGGTAGCTATATTTTCAACCAAAGTGATTACAAAAAAGCCGTGGATTCTTTGCGATAA
- a CDS encoding 3'-5' exonuclease: MYKKVYAKFQKDSIEREKFFPYMGEILGVFDEDLILELLRDCGLWIEESGDRLELGTLQKDIKDGVFCFVDIETTGSKPNHSSIIEIGAIKYHGGEIIDTFETLVFSQSVPENITELTGIDAGMLADAPSEREVLQRFRKFLGNSVFVAHNVVFDYGFISDRLLRYNEPYLLNPRLCTVELARRGILSARYSLGHLNAFLGIGIDKQHRALSDAFICLKVFEIAQLTLPNHVQNIQGLIEYTRGKKL; the protein is encoded by the coding sequence ATGTATAAAAAAGTTTATGCAAAGTTCCAAAAAGATTCTATTGAAAGGGAGAAATTTTTCCCCTACATGGGTGAGATTTTGGGGGTTTTTGATGAGGATCTGATTTTGGAATTATTGCGGGATTGTGGCCTATGGATTGAGGAGAGTGGGGATAGGCTTGAGCTTGGCACCTTGCAAAAAGACATCAAAGATGGTGTATTTTGTTTCGTAGATATCGAGACCACAGGATCTAAGCCTAATCACTCTAGCATCATAGAAATTGGCGCAATCAAATATCATGGGGGAGAAATTATTGATACCTTTGAGACACTTGTATTTAGTCAATCTGTGCCAGAAAATATCACTGAGCTCACAGGGATTGATGCGGGGATGCTTGCCGATGCGCCCAGTGAGCGGGAGGTTCTGCAAAGATTTCGCAAGTTTTTGGGAAACAGTGTGTTTGTGGCGCATAATGTCGTGTTTGATTATGGATTTATTAGCGATCGACTGCTTAGATACAACGAGCCTTATTTGCTAAATCCGCGGTTATGCACTGTGGAATTGGCCAGAAGGGGGATTTTGTCTGCGCGCTATTCCCTGGGTCATTTGAATGCTTTTTTGGGGATTGGAATTGACAAGCAGCATCGTGCTCTTAGCGATGCGTTTATTTGTTTGAAAGTATTTGAGATTGCACAATTGACCCTGCCAAATCATGTGCAAAATATCCAGGGCCTCATCGAATACACTCGCGGTAAAAAACTCTAA
- a CDS encoding SAM-dependent methyltransferase → MFQKFLIKQVLKKWNFGRYVIEFWDGEQVKIGEGEPDFKITLKKPFGLNAFSQDLSLFFGEAYMDGNIEIEGDFDAISYVMYQFNNHHHLNKHKHITSKIHTKQESKNIKSHYDLGNDFYKLWLDPTKSYSCAYFKNPTDDLHQAQINKIEHTLKKLDLKKGEKLLEIGCGWGWLSIMAAQKYGVEVVGITLSEEQHKEATQRVKDCGLEDKVTIMLKNYQDLEMENYFDKAVSIGMFEHVGRANFPLYFSKVKQCLKPSGSFLLHTILASFEGETNAWIDKYIFPGGYLPSLRELISIASEFDFHLLLAESLRLHYAKTLDIWRENFEKEIEEVRKMYDERFIRMWRLYLKSCASAFRVGSADIFQFLLTKGVDNNIAMTHARIYQD, encoded by the coding sequence ATGTTTCAAAAATTTCTTATCAAGCAAGTTCTTAAAAAGTGGAATTTTGGGCGTTATGTGATCGAGTTTTGGGATGGGGAACAAGTCAAAATAGGCGAGGGGGAGCCTGATTTCAAAATCACTTTAAAAAAGCCTTTTGGGCTAAATGCCTTCTCCCAAGATCTTAGCTTATTTTTTGGAGAGGCCTATATGGATGGGAATATCGAGATCGAGGGGGATTTTGATGCGATTTCCTATGTGATGTATCAGTTCAACAACCACCATCATCTCAACAAACACAAACACATTACAAGCAAAATCCACACAAAACAAGAAAGCAAAAATATCAAAAGCCACTACGATCTAGGCAATGACTTCTACAAGCTTTGGCTAGATCCCACAAAAAGCTATTCTTGTGCATATTTCAAGAATCCCACGGATGATTTGCACCAAGCACAAATCAACAAAATCGAGCACACTCTCAAAAAACTCGACCTCAAAAAAGGCGAAAAACTCCTTGAAATTGGTTGTGGCTGGGGTTGGCTCTCCATCATGGCAGCCCAAAAATATGGTGTCGAAGTCGTAGGCATCACCCTCTCAGAAGAACAACACAAAGAAGCCACACAAAGGGTAAAAGACTGTGGTCTTGAGGATAAGGTCACCATCATGCTCAAAAACTACCAAGACTTGGAGATGGAGAATTATTTTGACAAGGCAGTTTCCATTGGAATGTTTGAGCATGTAGGGCGGGCCAACTTCCCTCTATACTTTAGTAAAGTCAAGCAGTGTCTAAAGCCTAGCGGAAGCTTTTTGCTCCATACCATATTGGCTTCCTTTGAGGGAGAGACCAATGCCTGGATCGACAAATACATCTTCCCTGGGGGATATCTACCCTCCCTAAGAGAGCTTATTAGCATTGCGAGTGAATTTGATTTTCACTTGCTTTTGGCAGAAAGTCTAAGATTGCACTATGCAAAAACCCTAGATATCTGGAGAGAAAACTTCGAAAAGGAGATTGAAGAGGTCAGAAAAATGTATGATGAAAGATTTATCAGAATGTGGCGCTTGTATCTCAAAAGCTGTGCTTCCGCATTCCGAGTAGGAAGTGCTGATATTTTTCAATTTTTATTGACCAAAGGAGTGGACAACAACATCGCCATGACACATGCAAGAATCTATCAAGACTAA
- the cas9 gene encoding type II CRISPR RNA-guided endonuclease Cas9 (Cas9, originally named Csn1, is the large, multifunctional signature protein of type II CRISPR/Cas systems. It is well known even to general audiences because its RNA-guided endonuclease activity has made it a popular tool for custom editing of eukaryotic genomes.) → MIRTLGIDIGIASIGWAVIEGEYTDKGLENKEIVASGVRVFTKAENPKNKESLALPRTLARSARRRNARKKGRIQQVKHYLSKALGLDLECFVQGEKLATLFQTSKDFLSPWELRERALYRVLDKEELARVILHIAKRRGYDDITYGVEDNDSGKIKKAIAENSKRIKEEQCKTIGEMMYKLYFQKSLNVRNKKESYNRCVGRSELREELKTIFQIQQELKSPWVNEELIYKLLGNPDAQSKQEREGLIFYQRPLKGFGDKIGKCSHIKKGENSPYRACKHAPSAEEFVALTKSINFLKNLTNRHGLCFSQEDMCVYLGKILQEAQKNEKGLTYSKLKLLLDLPSDFEFLGLDYSGKNPEKAVFLSLPSTFKLNKITQDRKTQDKIANILGANKDWEAILKELESLQLSKEQIQTIKDAKLNFSKHINLSLEALYHLLPLMREGKRYDEGVEILQERGIFSKPQPKNRQLLPPLSELAKEESYFDIPNPVLRRALSEFRKVVNALLEKYGGFHYFHIELTRDVCKAKSARMQLEKINKKNKSENDAASQLLEVLGLPNTYNNRLKCKLWKQQEEYCLYSGEKITIDHLKDQRALQIDHAFPLSRSLDDSQSNKVLCLTSSNQEKSNKTPYEWLGSDEKKWDMYVGRVYSSNFSPSKKRKLTQKNFKERNEEDFLARNLVDTGYIGRVTKEYIKHSLSFLPLPDGKKEHIRIISGSMTSTMRSFWGVQEKNRDHHLHHAQDAIIIACIEPSMIQKYTTYLKDKETHRLKSHQKAQILREGDHKLSLRWPMSNFKDKIQESIQNIIPSHHVSHKVTGELHQETVRTKEFYYQAFGGEEGVKKALKFGKIREINQGIVDNGAMVRVDIFKSKDKGKFYAVPIYTYDFAIGKLPNKAIVQGKKNGIIKDWLEMDENYEFCFSLFKNDCIKIQTKEMQEAVLAIYKSTNSAKATIELEHLSKYALKNEDEEKMFTDTDKEKNKTMTRESCGIQGLKVFQKVKLSVLGEVLEHKPRNRQNIALKTTPKHV, encoded by the coding sequence GTGATAAGAACTTTGGGAATCGACATTGGGATTGCAAGTATTGGTTGGGCTGTGATTGAAGGAGAATATACAGACAAGGGGCTGGAAAACAAAGAGATTGTGGCTAGTGGAGTGAGGGTTTTTACAAAAGCAGAAAATCCAAAAAATAAAGAATCTCTAGCCCTCCCCAGGACACTGGCAAGAAGTGCCAGGCGCAGAAATGCGCGCAAGAAAGGAAGAATACAGCAAGTAAAACACTATCTCTCCAAGGCTTTGGGCTTGGATTTGGAATGCTTTGTGCAAGGAGAGAAACTCGCGACACTCTTCCAAACTTCAAAAGACTTTCTCTCTCCCTGGGAGCTTAGAGAGAGGGCATTATACAGAGTGCTAGACAAAGAAGAGCTAGCAAGGGTAATTTTGCACATTGCCAAACGCAGGGGATATGATGATATTACTTATGGAGTTGAAGACAACGATAGTGGTAAGATAAAAAAAGCAATCGCAGAAAATTCCAAGCGCATCAAAGAAGAGCAGTGCAAAACAATCGGCGAGATGATGTACAAACTCTACTTTCAAAAATCCCTCAATGTTCGCAACAAAAAAGAAAGTTACAATCGATGCGTGGGCAGAAGCGAACTAAGAGAGGAGCTAAAAACAATTTTTCAAATCCAGCAAGAGCTAAAGAGCCCCTGGGTCAATGAAGAACTCATCTACAAGCTCTTGGGAAATCCTGATGCTCAAAGCAAGCAAGAAAGAGAGGGACTCATCTTCTATCAACGTCCGCTCAAGGGCTTTGGCGACAAAATCGGAAAATGTAGCCACATCAAAAAAGGAGAGAATAGCCCCTATCGTGCGTGCAAACACGCTCCAAGTGCAGAAGAGTTTGTCGCTCTAACAAAGAGCATTAATTTTTTGAAAAATCTTACAAATCGCCATGGATTGTGTTTCTCACAAGAAGATATGTGCGTTTATTTAGGAAAAATCCTACAAGAAGCCCAAAAGAATGAAAAAGGGCTCACCTACTCCAAACTAAAACTTCTGCTAGATTTGCCAAGTGATTTTGAATTTTTAGGACTGGATTATAGCGGGAAAAACCCTGAGAAAGCGGTGTTTCTTTCTTTGCCTAGCACCTTTAAACTCAATAAGATCACACAAGATAGGAAGACCCAAGACAAAATCGCCAATATTTTGGGAGCAAATAAAGATTGGGAGGCGATCCTAAAGGAGTTAGAGTCTTTGCAGCTTAGCAAAGAGCAAATCCAAACAATCAAGGATGCAAAGCTTAATTTCTCAAAACACATCAATCTTAGCCTTGAAGCGCTCTATCATCTCTTGCCTTTGATGCGAGAGGGGAAGAGATATGATGAAGGGGTGGAGATTTTGCAAGAAAGAGGAATCTTTAGCAAACCCCAGCCCAAAAACAGACAACTCCTCCCTCCACTAAGTGAGCTTGCAAAAGAAGAGAGCTATTTTGATATTCCAAATCCTGTGTTAAGGCGGGCATTGAGTGAGTTTCGGAAGGTCGTCAATGCGCTTTTAGAAAAATATGGAGGCTTTCATTATTTTCACATCGAACTAACTAGAGATGTCTGCAAGGCAAAAAGCGCAAGAATGCAGCTTGAGAAAATCAACAAAAAAAACAAAAGCGAAAATGACGCTGCATCCCAATTGCTAGAAGTTCTAGGGCTTCCCAATACCTATAACAATCGCTTGAAATGCAAGCTCTGGAAGCAGCAAGAAGAATACTGCCTCTATAGTGGAGAGAAAATCACCATAGATCATCTCAAAGACCAAAGGGCCCTGCAGATCGATCACGCATTCCCCTTGAGCAGAAGCCTAGATGATTCCCAGAGCAATAAAGTCCTCTGCCTAACTTCCAGCAATCAAGAAAAAAGCAACAAAACCCCTTATGAGTGGCTTGGCAGTGATGAGAAAAAATGGGATATGTATGTGGGTAGAGTATATAGCAGCAATTTTTCTCCCAGCAAAAAGCGCAAACTCACACAAAAGAATTTCAAAGAGAGAAATGAGGAGGATTTCCTAGCAAGAAATCTTGTAGACACTGGCTATATCGGAAGAGTGACAAAAGAATATATCAAGCATTCTCTATCCTTCCTGCCTCTCCCTGATGGCAAAAAGGAGCATATCCGCATTATTTCAGGCTCTATGACTTCAACGATGCGAAGTTTTTGGGGAGTGCAAGAAAAAAATAGAGATCATCATCTCCACCACGCCCAAGATGCAATCATCATTGCTTGCATAGAGCCCAGCATGATTCAAAAATACACCACTTATCTCAAAGACAAAGAAACCCACAGGCTCAAATCTCATCAAAAGGCTCAAATCTTGAGAGAGGGAGATCATAAGCTTTCCCTAAGATGGCCCATGTCAAATTTCAAAGACAAAATCCAAGAATCTATCCAAAACATCATCCCCTCCCACCATGTGTCTCATAAAGTCACAGGAGAGTTGCATCAAGAAACCGTGCGAACAAAAGAGTTCTATTACCAAGCTTTTGGGGGAGAAGAGGGGGTAAAAAAGGCACTAAAATTTGGAAAGATAAGAGAAATCAATCAGGGGATTGTGGATAATGGAGCAATGGTGCGCGTAGATATTTTCAAAAGCAAAGATAAGGGGAAATTCTATGCTGTGCCAATTTATACTTATGATTTTGCAATAGGCAAGCTTCCCAATAAAGCAATTGTCCAAGGCAAGAAAAACGGAATCATAAAAGATTGGCTAGAAATGGATGAAAACTATGAGTTTTGTTTTTCGCTTTTCAAAAACGACTGTATCAAAATCCAAACCAAAGAGATGCAAGAGGCTGTACTAGCAATCTATAAGTCCACGAATTCAGCAAAAGCTACTATCGAATTGGAGCACCTCAGCAAATATGCCCTCAAAAATGAGGATGAGGAGAAGATGTTTACAGATACTGATAAAGAAAAAAACAAAACAATGACAAGAGAAAGTTGCGGCATTCAAGGACTTAAGGTTTTCCAAAAAGTCAAGCTCTCTGTGCTAGGAGAAGTGCTAGAGCATAAACCAAGAAATCGTCAAAACATCGCCCTAAAAACAACTCCAAAACATGTTTGA